In Trichocoleus desertorum NBK24, the following are encoded in one genomic region:
- a CDS encoding Uma2 family endonuclease encodes MVQAHLKPITLEEFLTLPETEPASEYVDGYSIQKPMPQGEHSTIQGELVTAINAVSKPQKVARAYPELRCTFSGRSIVPDVAVFRWERIPRNQDGSVANVFALAPDWIIEILSPEQSQTKVTAKILHCLKHGTQMGWLIDPSERAVFAYYPQQSPDLLDESAQLLPVPSFARELQLTVGELFGWLLE; translated from the coding sequence ATGGTACAAGCACACCTAAAACCAATCACCTTAGAAGAGTTTCTGACGCTACCAGAAACCGAGCCTGCTAGCGAGTACGTTGACGGCTACAGTATTCAAAAACCCATGCCCCAGGGAGAGCACAGCACAATTCAAGGAGAGTTAGTGACTGCGATTAATGCCGTCAGCAAACCTCAAAAAGTCGCTCGTGCTTATCCAGAACTACGCTGTACCTTTTCGGGACGCTCAATTGTGCCCGATGTCGCAGTGTTTCGTTGGGAAAGAATTCCCCGTAATCAGGATGGCAGTGTGGCGAATGTTTTTGCCTTGGCTCCGGATTGGATCATTGAAATTTTATCGCCAGAGCAAAGCCAAACAAAGGTCACGGCTAAAATTCTGCATTGCCTGAAGCATGGAACCCAAATGGGCTGGCTGATTGATCCGAGTGAACGGGCTGTGTTTGCATACTATCCCCAACAATCCCCAGACTTACTGGACGAATCTGCTCAACTGCTACCTGTGCCATCGTTTGCGAGGGAGCTACAGCTCACAGTCGGTGAGTTGTTTGGTTGGCTACTCGAATAA
- a CDS encoding metallophosphoesterase encodes MSLNRRQFLVLSGLTGGFGLAVLIQRTFAESVVKQPSSQPSLGQAPTAKPSAQLQSANPQAGKAIAPKGMFAPARGDVRIAVISDLNSQYGSTTYEAEVDKAIALIPAWQPDLVLCGGDMVAGQSQSLSDAEVKAMWAAFDRHIGAPLRKAKLPYGFTVGNHDASAALSANGTFSFQRDRNLAAAHWNNPKHNPGLQFVDRTKFPFYYTFQQNGIFYLVWDASSATIRADQLAWVEKSLASPAAQNAKLRIAIGHLPLYAVAVRRDRLGEILDQPDKLRSLLEKYRVHTYISGHHHAYFPGHRGKLELLHTGAIGAGPRRLLNSDRAPQKMLTIVDVKLGSASTTYTTYDMTTLQLVKQQDLPRLIVGPNGWVLRRDVQETDLTAAERSQI; translated from the coding sequence ATGAGCCTGAATCGCCGTCAATTTCTGGTTTTGAGCGGTTTAACAGGTGGTTTTGGCCTTGCTGTGCTGATACAAAGAACCTTTGCCGAGTCAGTCGTAAAGCAGCCTTCTAGCCAACCATCTCTGGGGCAGGCTCCCACCGCCAAACCATCTGCTCAGCTCCAAAGTGCCAATCCACAAGCGGGGAAAGCGATCGCGCCTAAAGGCATGTTTGCCCCAGCGAGAGGCGATGTGCGGATTGCGGTGATTAGCGATTTGAATAGTCAGTACGGTTCTACCACGTACGAAGCCGAGGTAGACAAAGCGATCGCGCTGATTCCCGCTTGGCAACCCGATTTGGTACTGTGTGGCGGTGACATGGTGGCGGGGCAATCTCAATCGTTGTCTGATGCAGAGGTGAAAGCGATGTGGGCGGCATTCGATCGCCATATTGGGGCACCGCTCCGCAAAGCCAAATTGCCCTATGGTTTCACAGTGGGCAATCATGACGCTTCTGCTGCCCTCTCTGCCAATGGCACATTTAGTTTTCAGCGCGATCGCAACCTCGCAGCGGCTCACTGGAATAATCCCAAGCACAACCCAGGTTTGCAATTTGTCGATCGCACAAAATTCCCCTTCTACTACACGTTTCAGCAAAACGGCATTTTCTACCTAGTCTGGGATGCCTCTAGCGCCACCATCCGAGCAGATCAGTTGGCCTGGGTGGAGAAAAGCTTAGCTAGTCCTGCGGCTCAAAATGCCAAGTTGCGAATTGCCATCGGTCACTTACCCCTCTATGCCGTTGCTGTGAGGCGCGATCGCCTGGGTGAGATTCTTGACCAACCCGATAAGCTGCGATCGCTTTTAGAAAAATATCGCGTCCATACTTACATCAGCGGCCACCATCACGCCTATTTCCCCGGTCATCGTGGCAAGCTAGAACTACTGCACACAGGCGCGATCGGTGCTGGCCCCAGACGCTTGCTCAACAGCGATCGCGCTCCGCAAAAAATGCTGACAATTGTAGATGTGAAATTAGGCTCTGCTTCGACGACCTACACCACCTACGACATGACCACTCTGCAACTGGTGAAACAGCAAGACCTACCCAGACTAATTGTGGGGCCAAACGGTTGGGTGCTGCGTCGAGATGTGCAGGAAACTGATTTGACTGCTGCGGAGCGATCGCAGATTTAG